The window aaaacaattaaaatgcCTTTTAAAATAGTCAGGTCTTAATCACTTATATCTTTAAATTAAAATGCCTTTTAAAACAGTCAGGTCTTAATCACATTTTAATAGCTTGATAGTTAACTACTGAAAATCttggttaaaaaaataatttcatacgtttcattttaattgtcgtTTTAGATTTGTGCACACAGAttaagaaatatttaaatttgtatatttactaAATGAAAACATCATTACCAATACATCTAACCacatttcaaccaataaaaaaatagaatagaatATAAAGTCAacaaattttgcattgaaattaTAGAACGACACATATTTTAAaacgaaaattttattttacaacgATAACTACACTGAAATGGATGAAATATCATGTAATGTATGTGACCTTAAATATTGTATATGTTCAGTcataagtattaaaaaaaaaaaattccacgTATCTGATTCATTCACACGAGAAATGGTTTCAtagaaaaatttattataaggaTATTTTCAATTTCActctatttattaatttaaaatataatttatagtaaaaatactttaaaaatagtttattttttactaagtttaaaattgttttttcatttactactttatttttcactctaaaatataatatctttGGAATAAATACCatgaaccattggagatggaTTGGTTTCCACGATTCAAATTCATTTTGCTTAAAAGTTGTTCGAGTTAGACTTGACTAAATTTCAGTTCGGCCCGTTATCAGCGACACATAAAGCAGGCCGAAAAGAGACATGATGAGAACTAGgactgttcaatatggtaaaaccgaaccgtaccgaaccgaaccgaaccgaaatagacaatatggtttggttttggtatatatcatataaaccgaatggatataattttataaaaaccgtagaatttggatatggtttggtatataaccgattaaaccgaataaaccgaacaaaaccgattaaaagtagaaacatgtaaatatgtatctattttataacaatacataaaaatctatttgttacataagttaaatttgtgttaataactattactataattttatagtaataaaaaaccttaatttgtaaaacacttgaactataactaaataacaatacatcgcaattcatacatctaattttctaagtcttttttgatatttttgatttattttagtcttcactaaattaatatgaagattataaatttgatggacaataattaatggaaaattttcaattgaaaaaacatcACTTTAACGAAGACTAAATGTGGAAGAGTGAAAAAActtttcatgtttctgttttgtttcatatttttattttcaaaatttcaagttttgattttagttatagatttgattattttatttgatggtagaagcatttttacttttttgttcatttatttgaacatgtaatatatttttaataaatgattgtgttgacaatatgactctaaaattcatataatatgatctcaaacaaaataattatgttttttggtataaaaccgaataaactgaaaaccgacggtatataaaccgaactgaaccgaagtaaatatggatttaaaatggtagttatattttactaaccgaaatactgaaaaccgaaaaaaatcgaaccgaaaccgaaccgatatccggattgaacacccctaagaACACTTAACAAAGTAACGATACATCTGAAAGTGAAAATGAATCTATTGGTCATATCTATCGTTGATTCATTCTCAACTAAACAACGTATGATGACTTTGATAATCATGCGCTTGtgaagtttaaaatttaaaataattttgaaagcTAAGCAATTATTTTTGTCAAATAGTAGTTAGTATTCGAGTAATCGTCTCTTAACTACGGTCTACGGCCTAAGTCCAGTGACCCCAGTTAATAACAAAATGCATAATTCCAACTGCCGTCTAGACAACAAAACCACTAATCTATAACAGAGTTTGCAAGTCTCCAAACAATCTACCAAACCAAGATGCTATATTCATTCTACTTTCTTCCTTTCCTTAAAGCAGAATCTGCAATTCTAAAGCTCAAAAGTCGTATAATGTTTATCTCAGCCTCACCAAAGACGCATAGAGCTAGTTAACCATACTGATACGCCAAACACCACTCTAAAGCATACTGAAACCGAGAAGGTTTGAATATATGATCTGTAAAGAGAATCACCTTCCTGTTCTGACGACACACAACATTCTCTATGCTCTCTTCTCACAATCTAATGCTAGTTATGCCTAAACTACTTGGCTAACTGAGCCTAAGAGACCACCAAAACTTATAACAACATGTAGCACAATTCGTTCAGCTCCTGATCTTTCAAATTGCTCTTACCAATCTTTAGATATATCACCATAATCTTAACCCCTCCAACTGATAGATAGAAATATCTATCTATCTAACGAAAGAAGACTTTATATTCCtatctatttttctattggttgaaatgtAGTTCGGTGTATTGGTAATGAATCaattgttttcttaatctatgtgcccTAAAACGACAATTCACAATTCAAACGAGTATAAGGTTTATTCAAgaatcaaagaaaataaaaccaaGAAAgcaatatttaattaaaatgcaAACCCATACTCAGAAGCAGGGAATCGTTAAAACAAGCAAGTTCTTCACCCACATTACAATAAACTTTCAAAAGGAAGATCACAGATTCATTATCATAATCATCTGCCAAAAGTACTTAACTTTCCAAATCGATTTATTCCCAATAACGCAAAAACAACAAATAGAGACCAACTACACTTACGGGATATCCCAAGGCTTAGCTTCAGGGACAGCCACAACCATACCTTGAAGCTCCTGCGTCAACACAACCTGACACCCGAGACGCGAGTGCTTGTTCAGCACACGTGATCTCGAGTTACGCTTCAGCACGTACTCCTCGTCGTAGGTACGCGGAGGAAGCTTCTCGAGCCATTCCTCAGCGATCTGGACCTCGCACTCGGCCGAGCAAGCGTCGATATCCTCCAAGCGATGCGACAGCGGATCGATCAGGCCGGTGTGGGTGAGCGCGCGGAGGAGAGTCTGGCCGGAGAGGCCGATGATGTCCTTCTTGTCTCCGTCGGCGTCGATCGCGGAGAGCTTGACGATTCGATCGGAGACTTTCTTCGATCCGGTGGATGTGGCGGAGGTGCGGACGGTTAGGGATCTGGTGAGTGGAGAGAGGCGGCGGATTTGAGAGGAGAGTTTCAGGAGATTCGTCGCCATCGTCGTTTCTCGTTTCTCAATCTCGTCGTTGAAGAACTCTTTTGTGTTTATTGGAAAGCAAGAGTGAAACGCTAGCTTGAAAAATGGGCCTAACATAAAGCCCACTTATATATTTACAGGCCCAGTAATTTGAGGAACCGGTTCAATTGgcaaatctaaattttatttggtCCAAAATTGTTTCCAGTGAGTTTTGCTTCCTAATAtagaaccaaaaaaataaagaaagcaatCTTTAGAATAGATCTTCTTCTATAATAACATTTAGAAGTAAATATAGAGGTGACTAGATACACTCTAGGTGTTTTCTTTGCTAAAAagcaaatattatttttttcttaagttaAAATAACTTTGACTATGCCAGTGTCATTGCGATCTTAAAGGACTATGAATAGTCTCTCTAATCGGACTGATCGTGACGTATCTTCAGACACTTTTACAAAAAGATCATTCAGTATATATTTGTTCAACATAAAACACTCAAAAAtaatttggagtaaaaaaaaaagtacaataAAGTCATTACATAAAAGCATCACATTGTCGCATGTGTTCCAAGGCTTTTAAAGACGCAAAACCTAAAACTACATTCATACACACATACTTGCCGCATctctctgaaaaaaaaaaaccatgccCTTCTTTTGTTCCCATGTGATAAGGTCCACCTAAACTACCCACATTTAACTATATAACCTACGTGGCGCTCGTCCATTCGTCAACCTATCGATGGCATGAGAAGCAGAGGATCACCGCCTCTCCAATCAATAATTAGACAAAAATAACTTTGATCCACTCTGTTTCAAGCTGTCACCAAAatgtcgtcttcttcttcttcttcctcctctgctTAAACCTCATTAGTTTAATCCTAACGAACAAACAAATCAGAGACTCGAACGAGTGGTTCCAACGCCATGATTCCTATCCTCCAAATCTCGATCCTTTGTTTCTTCCTCTTCGCCGGGATCTCGATCTCCTCTTCCTCAGAGGAGGAAGAGACTATATACAAGATCCTCCAGGACAACGGACTCCCGTCGGGGATATTCCCGAAAGGCGTGACGGAGTTCACCTTCGACGGCGAGACGGGACGGTTCTCCGTTTACTTGAACCACTCCTGCGATGCTAAGTACGAGACGGAGCTTCGCTACGACACGAACATCACGGGGACGCTGAGCTCTGCTAACGTGACTGATTTGTCGGGAATCTCGGCTCAGGATCTGTTCCTGTGGTTTCCGGTTAAAGGGATCCGTGTCGATGTCCCGAGCTCGGGGCTTATATACTTCGATGTTGGTGTCGTTCGGAAGCAGTACTCGTTGTCTGTGTTCGAGACGCCGCGAGATTGCGTCGCGGTTCGGCGTGAGAATGAGGTAATGGTTTTGTTAGATTTTGCTGATTAAAGTCTGAGTCTTTGGGATGTAGATTAAGTTCAATTGTTGTTTAGTTGTATAGTTGCGGTTTCGCAATGTggagttgttgttgtgttcttgtCTATTTAGAAGTTGAAGACTTGTGTCTAAGAGTTTAATGTGGGGTTTGAGAGGAGTGTTTGGATTTGATCAGATTCATTGAATGTAGACTAACTAGAATGGCTATTTGTTGCAGGTTGAATCTTCTGTGTTGTCATTGCATCAAGTAGATGAAACTCTTGGGAGAAACGTTATTTAGCCGCGGAGAgttgtttttaagaaaatgttgTTATACTATAcaccaccacaaagatagacAGATTGTTCTCTCATCAAAATTCTTGTACTGTTCTTTTTGGTCTCAAATCTTTAAAAGCTTGATTCAAAGTCAAAATGCTTTACCTCTTTTCCCTCCACATTCCAGTTTTGTTTCTGTATTGCATTCTTATATTCTTGAGGGGGAGTTAGATGGTAGAGAAACAAGATCTGGTTTGTTTTGGAGAAAGATGTTGAAGGAATGGTCCATATTTGGTTTGATGATAACAGTGATGTGAGGTGATGAATGTTGTATTATTTTTGGTTGTCTATTGTTTAAACAGATATTTATCCTATATATAGCCAAATAAGTGTCATAGAACAATCATTTCATCTTCACAGAATATCTGGTTGCtttatttttagtaaaaatgaTCCCCCTAGAGTTCTTACAGTCCAATCAGTTGTGACATAATAAAGACTGTCACTCTAAAACCCTGACCATCGCCAAGCTGAAGTTAAGTCTGTCTCCAGCTTGGCTTCGGAAGTCACTGTCTGAATTTACTAGGGGTGTCAATGAAACAGTTACGCAAACTTAGTCCAGTTATGAGAGATTTTTGTCATGTATCACTTGTCTCAACCACCTTCTTAACTATTTTCCTGAGGATGTATGTGATTAGCAGGAATTAATAGTTTAATGTGGAGATAAAAATAGGGATAGTCAGTTTAAACTGCTGAGTCAATGAGATGTTTCGGTTTTTACTGTTTGTCTTCTCGTCAACGTGGCAACAATACCACTTTTAATAACTCATTACATAGTTTAGAACAGAGTCACACAGCTGATAATGCCACCAGGTCATCAACACCTGGATGGTGAGGTGTTTAGTTTAAGGTGATGATTAAGACCCATGACTTGGATGAACATATAAACGAGACTAGAGTATATAGTAATATATTCCATGGAAGAGAGGCTATATTAGTGATGATTTACATAGATTAGGATCCAGATAGTTTAACTTTTTAAGTCAAACTAATTGAATAGAAAATGTGACCCTACAAACATTAAGCATATGTTAAATGATCCATCTAATCAAAACTTATGCAATCGTTCTTGTTTCTTTCCtaataatcatattttatatatcaatgAGATGAATGTAATGAAAAGAATctcaggttttttttttttttaacaccagAATCTCAGGTTCTTACAAAGATATTACTTTTAACAGCTTTGATCGAGCCAGGTCTGGTCAATGTGGGACACCCATGTGGTCGTACATTTTGTCGTCTTTGGTTCAACTTGTGCCGTGTAGGCTAGGCCCATCGATTATACTTCCGCATCTCTCGATCAACTCTCTAGAGTCTAATTCCATCATGTCTCCAATCATGCCTTAGATGGTGGTTAGGACATAAATATTAACGAAAAGATCCACTTTTAACGAGCTTGCATTGATGGGTTAAATACCCACGTGCTCTTATTGATTGGTTGCTCTACTGAAAATGTGAGCCTACAAACAATAAACCTCAAGTTTCATGATCTATCTAACTCAACTCCATTAGGTTATTCATGCGATCATTCTCCTTGCACTATCCTACTATATACGTACAACTTATAAATGAGTCTCACCTTTTCAAACATTTTCAAAACTAGAAAAGAAGTTACTAAAATGAATAACTCACACGTTCTTAAAACAGTCATATTGATTATGGTTTTGGTCGATTCAGGCCTGGTCGAAGAGGCTACCGCACACCCATGTGGTCGAACATTTTTGTCGGCTTTGATTCAACTCGTGCCGTGTAGACCATCAGTCGCGCCGTTTAGCACATTGTCTCCGAACGGGCTATGTTGCGCTGCCATCAAGAGGCTTGGTCAACCTTGTCTATGTGCTCTTTCCAAGGGACCACCTATATCTGGCGTTGACCGCGCTCTCTCTCTCCAGTTACCTGGAAAATGTTCTGCTAATTTTCCTCCGTGTAACTAATTTTCTAccttttattataaattttttgtaaTGCGTTTACTTGAAAATCACGATTTGCTTCGGTTTTTAATTAGACTTAACTAAGAAGCTTTTCAGACAGATATCACGCTTGCATGTGTAGAAGTAGAAGTCGCATGTTTGCAACTTTAAAAGTTAGTGCAAGACGACTGAAAAGACTGATCACtgcaaataaatatttttttcttaagctTCCACCCGTTTGCCAAAGAAATATCCAAGCATGAAAGTAAAAAGATTATTATAGCTTCTCATATCTATATGATAATTCACATATATATTTGgccaaaaaaaactttattataaagacaattatttagatattaatataaaaagtggggtaaaagataaaacaagaaaaatattacaGTTTCATAGTTAGAATTTAGTATAACAAATGATCAGCATAGTGGAAACAACTGAGGACGTAAAATAGGTAAAGACCAAAGATAAGAATCTAAGAACTTAACATTTCCACCATTCGAGATCATTCCCAAAATGATATTTCTCATCATTTTCATCGGCTTTCCGATGTTGATCCTCCATCTCTGCACCACCGTCCGCGGTTGTCCCACCAAGAACCCTCGTCGCCGGTTTCCTAATCTCACGACGGCCCTTTTTCCTTTCCTTCGTTGCTGCGGCCACCAAAGCCTGGACGGAAGACTTGAAGTGGCATGAACTGCGTTTCTTCTTACCatattttcttcctttttctttGTCTTTCTGATTTGATTTACTATTCAGCTTTGGGTTTCTGAGTATGCAAGTTCTTGAGCATGGATTTATAAATAGGAGAAGTGACTGAGTGATCATGGATGATGTGTAAAGCTTGGAATCAAAGAGATTTTAATCATTGAAAGAGGCAATGATTATGAGCATCATTAAGGCCTATGTGTGAGTAGGAGAGAGGTTAACCTTTTGGAAAATATTCTATTTCCATCTCAAAGTATTATACTAAACAAGTTTAAGATTAGATCTAATTCAAAGTGATCAAGAAAATGCCTAATAATAGAGAATATATTTGAGTTCTATTGATGATAAAAATAACTTTTCTTGATATGATCGCCTTATGGCACAAATATTCAACATATTTCATTACACTTTGTAGTTTCATAGTTGGTAGATTTTCTTTGACGTTTAATGCCTTAGCGATTCCGCACTACTTAGCGATTCCGCACTACTTGCACAAATTCTCCATTACTATAATTAAGCTGGAAACTTAGATATTGGCATTTTGTTCAATCATTGCCCATTATATGAGAAGCCTATAGTCTATAGAGGTTAGTTAAGGGTATTGTGATATTTTCGATATATTAAATATGTTGCTTTCGTCTGCGAATTCTAGACCTCAAGTCTACGTTAAGTTGGAGAGTAtactatttttatcaaaaaaaaggtTCAGTATCTAATAATGTGTGCTTTATTCGGCCTTAGGTTATGTAGCCTCGTGGTAACCATCATTGCAGTTTACATGTGACCCGTCCCCATTcatattccttttttttgtctttcaaCTGCTTACTGACAAGATCTTACATAATTACAATCGAAACAACCAGTCGTCTAGTGTTTGTTTTTggtcaaaatatatatgtttttttggaCAAATGTCAAAATATATGTAAGCATATAAAGTTGCAGAAtctatttaataattttctgcATTCAAACTCTCGCGTCAAAAATTAGAGTGGTTAAAAATCAATGATATTCTTAAtgaattcatatattttttataattagaattaaaaataaattgtatgttaataatatcatttaaaaaaaagataattcttatatattgtgttgttatctgaatgaatttatatttttttattatataatcaaaacgaattttatattaatgatatcatatttttttaaaagaagataatttgtatatgtgttgttatcttaaaataatattttctattataaaattttaaaattaagatatacaATCATTCATAAGAAGATTATGCCTGatgtgcgggcaaaacacctagtaaaaaaattaaactgagATAATTCAATTtgccaaaaaataatatatataaatattcttgTAAATCATAGTAATATTGTTTTTGGGTATATTTATGTACCTCAAATTAAGTAGTGGGTTGCAATCTAAAAGGGTACTTATCGGGCCATTTGGGCCTCATAATTACAAAGTTTTACTAAAAGGGTACTTATAGGGCCATTTGGGCCTCATAACtacaaaattttgtatttataaatatatatatttgaataatattaaggtttaaaataaattaatatcaaCATCTCAGGCACTTCCCGCGAATATAAACTTCCTTGAAGAAGACCAAACCttgtcttctctcttctctccacAAGAGAAAATCAAGCAATCCTTTTCCTTCTCCAAACAATCTAAGCTTCCTCtaatctctcttctcttctctcaatTGAATTCATCTTCAAGTAATCATGTTCATTTATAATCTCTTCTTCGTTTCTGATTATCCCAATCCAAGTAACCTCTCTACTCTCAAATCTTCCTCTCTTCTTCGTGTTCCTTCCGATTCACCGGAATTTATAAACAACGCAAAATGGATTCTCACGGAAAAAGCCATCACGAAGACGCCTCTCCGAATCTCATTCCCTTGTCAAAGTACTCGAACCGAGTCGAGTTAAAGACTCTCCTCG is drawn from Brassica rapa cultivar Chiifu-401-42 chromosome A05, CAAS_Brap_v3.01, whole genome shotgun sequence and contains these coding sequences:
- the LOC103870666 gene encoding 2Fe-2S ferredoxin, with translation MATNLLKLSSQIRRLSPLTRSLTVRTSATSTGSKKVSDRIVKLSAIDADGDKKDIIGLSGQTLLRALTHTGLIDPLSHRLEDIDACSAECEVQIAEEWLEKLPPRTYDEEYVLKRNSRSRVLNKHSRLGCQVVLTQELQGMVVAVPEAKPWDIP
- the LOC103870667 gene encoding uncharacterized protein LOC103870667 translates to MIPILQISILCFFLFAGISISSSSEEEETIYKILQDNGLPSGIFPKGVTEFTFDGETGRFSVYLNHSCDAKYETELRYDTNITGTLSSANVTDLSGISAQDLFLWFPVKGIRVDVPSSGLIYFDVGVVRKQYSLSVFETPRDCVAVRRENEVESSVLSLHQVDETLGRNVI
- the LOC103870668 gene encoding putative lipid-transfer protein DIR1 yields the protein MSLTFSNIFKTRKEVTKMNNSHVLKTVILIMVLVDSGLVEEATAHPCGRTFLSALIQLVPCRPSVAPFSTLSPNGLCCAAIKRLGQPCLCALSKGPPISGVDRALSLQLPGKCSANFPPCN
- the LOC103870669 gene encoding uncharacterized protein LOC103870669, whose translation is MVRRNAVHATSSLPSRLWWPQQRRKGKRAVVRLGNRRRGFLVGQPRTVVQRWRINIGKPMKMMRNIILGMISNGGNVKFLDSYLWSLPILRPQLFPLC